Genomic DNA from Shewanella woodyi ATCC 51908:
TCTGTTCGAGTGTCTCTAATTTCCCCGACAGGGAAGTAATAATGTTACTCATCTCGACAGCACTAAGGACGATGCCTTCATCCACGGCGCAATAGAAAGTGAGGCTGAGATCGGTTTTATTCACTTTTTGTATGGAGCGGATATAGTAATTGCCACCAATTTTGACCGCTAATGGGTGGAGTGAGAAAATTTCAGGACTGAGATCGTTGATATCGACCCCTAAGAAACGGGCATACTCCAGTGCCGCAGGCTCTGAGTTAAGTTCATAAACAGTACGGCTCTTGGCATCTGCTGCGGTAACCACAAGTTTCTCAATCGAGGATTTAATGTGGTTGCAGTTGAACACTTCGAACTGACATAGGGTATTAACCATAATGACAATGGCTGCTTGTTGAACAAACTTTCCTTGGTGATACACATGGGTATTGGCAAGGTTAATGTCATCGCCCGCAGAGCCGCCAAAGTGGGGAATACCGTTAGCGGCCGAGTTCAAGATACTGAGTAACTGCTCCTCTTTGGTAGACAGTCCATCAATTAAGGTTAACATAAAGGTGTTGTTTTTTATCTCTGTAAGCTGCTTTGAACTACAGGTTTCCAGTAGTCGGTTGACTTTAGTTTGCGCGGTGATCAGGCTGAAAGTCTCGATAGAATCAATTAGCTCTGCACTGACGGCAAAATAGTCCGGAGAGAACCAGATTGCGACGATAGAGTGCTGCTCGTAACCTTCGCAGGTTAACTCTCCGGCCGTGGTGCAGCCAGCAAGCTCTACACTGTTAAACTGTTTACTCATCGCTTTAGCCAGCGTGTCGAGTGGGTAAACCACTGAGCAGTAAAACAGCACAAAGCCATCTTGAGGTTGACCAAGTTGTTCAAATATCTCCAGACTCGCCTGTTGTGGATTATCATCTCTACTGACTGCATATTTTGTTTTTATTCTAGTCATTTTCTACCCTGTTACTGACTGACATCTTATTTTTGTTATCAAAGTTGTAATGTCATTTCTAGTGGTCAAAAGTGTCATTATCGAGTGGTTAAGCGCTGTAGTTCTCTTATAAAGTCGACTAAGTTTCTGTCTGTTATTTGACTTAAACTCCTTTTAAGTTCCTTTTGTTTATCGCTGTCAAAAGCAAGATGTAACATCTGTAATTTTCGCTTAGCTAAGGTTAATGCATCAGCGATAAACGTCGTTTCTTCCGCAATACCTTGGAGCGAACTGCTGACGGTTTCCCCTCGAGAGCTCGTGTTAATATCGAACGCGCTATAGAGGATTAACTCTTTAGTATCATCACGGTATAAACTGGCGATGCTATAACACTCCCCGTTTAACCTTGGCTGCAAAAACAGCGATGAAGCCCCCAATACAAAACTTGTCAGCCAAGCTGTTAACTGATTAACGTCATTAATAGGGACAGAGCAGATCCAATGCTCCTCACTCTTGGCTTGGGACGCTTTTGTTACATTAACGTTAAATGCAGGCGAGTGCTCGTTTTCTTTTGATTGATTAAGCTTTAGGTAGAGAGTGTGAAGAGGTTGAGGGAGCTTACTCTGTTTGCAATAACCGTTTACTGCAGAGCTCGTTTTAGATTCATAGTGTTTTAGTTGCCCCTGACAAATAGCTGATGGTATTGCTAAAGGTTCATGGACTGAGCTGAATACTTTTTTGAGAGAAGCGTTGAGAGTTGGGGCTTCATTGTGCTCCTGCTTTTGCTTCCTATTAGATTGAATGTGAGCCAAAAGGCTGCTTAATGGAGGCTGTTTAAGCTGCTCAAGCAAGTTACACTGTTTAACTTTAAAATGAGTATTACGTAAGGTATGAAATTGAATAATGTTATTGATCTGCTCTGGATACCTAGGGTTACGCCTGTCAGGGATTGTGGGCTCAAGGTTTTGAGTCGATAGATAGTGTAGAAGACTTTCTTGAGTTTGCTGAATTTGATTGGGTCGACTGATAACGCGAAGCGCAAACTGTTGCAGATTATTAAAGTCTGTGGAGATGGCTAGTATTTTTGTACCAGCCTTATCGACTAAAGCCACTAACTCATCGAACTGGGCAAGAATAAGGTTGAGATAGCCCGAATCTAGCCACCAAGTATAGATTTTTTCTGGAGACTCTTGGTATGTTTGAGCTTCTCCTTTCTTTGAAGATGTATGGGCGGAAGCATCTGATTTAGCAACTGAAGTACTTAAATCGGCTTTCGCACTTAGCTTTGATTGACTTAATCGTGTCAGGGCCTTGTCTAGAAGCCCATGTAGCTGGGCTATCTCATAGTTATCTGGTAATACGGTAAACAGCTCAATTTTACTTGCTTGATAATGTGTCTGGTGATATTCGATGATAGAGCCCAGTGTTAACTGCCCAAGTGTGTTACTGACTCCACCATAGCAGTGGATCCGCTGTGGGGCTGTATCGCCTCTGAGGATCTGCATCTGCTCAAGGTGGGCAGGCTTGCGCTCACAACCCTTCAACTCTTGAAAGATAACCCCGCACTGGTTGCCATCATAAACCTCTTTAGTGAGATCATCTTGAGTGATAACAGGAGATAATATGCCATGGATTAAATATTCCAGAGCAAGCTCAAAATCATATCTGTTATCACTGGTGCAGTGAAAGCAGGTGTATTCATCTAAGGTCGACGCGTTGATGCTAGCACTTGTCAGTGAGGTAAGCTGAAACAGGGTACTTAGGTGGGGGAAATCTATGCTGCGTCTAAAGACTAGATGTTCTAGCGCATGAGTTAAGCCGGAGTCGTCATAACTTGGTGTCTTGATAAAAAAAACTGCGTTATATGCTGTACTTATCTTTTTGGACTCAGGTGCAGATTGAGGCGCTGTTTGTGAGCTTAAGGGGTTAAGCTCCTCTTGCTGTTTTATATCCAGATGGAGAAGGCCTGAGCTGTGTCGGTATCTAGTTGCTGTATATTCATGAAAGCTCAATACCTCCTCTTGTTGAAATTGGTTGCTCATAATTTAACTAAAGCGATATCCGCGACTCGTTTACGGTGTTTGATGGCATTTTTCGGTGCGCTCGCTTGTTCGATGGCCTGAGCGATGAGGTGGTGGTCTTCCGATTTACTGCAAACAGGATCGGTTCGGTTCATATCGCCGGTCAACATAAATGCTTGGCAGCGGCATCCTCCAAAGTCTTTCTCTTTTTCATCACAATCCTTACAGGGCTTAGGCATCCAACTCTCCCCCCTGAAATGGTTAAAAGAGAAATCGTTTTGCCAGATCTCTGTGACTGTTTTATCCATTACATTAGGAAAAGTGAGCGGGAGTATCTTGGCGCTGTGGCAAGGGAGTGCACTGCCATCTGGGGTTATGGTAAGAAATGTACTTCCCCAACCATTCATACAAGCCTTTGGGCGATCCTCATAATAATCAGGAGTAACAAAGATAAACTGAGGCCCTTTATTATCTTGTTGAGCACGAAATTGATTGACGGTCTCTTCGGCTTGGCGAAGCTGGGCTTGAGAGGGAAGCAAGTGATCGCGATTATCATATGCCCAACCGTAGTATTGCGCTGTTGCCAACTCAACATAATCGGCATCTAGCTGACAACTTAAGGCTAAGATTTGCGGGATCTGCGCGATGTTCTGTTTAGAGATCACGAAGTTTAGCACCATAGGGTAACCTTCTGATTTCACCACCTCGGCCATCTTTAGTTTCTGCTCAAACGCTTTCCCCCGTCCAGCTATTGCATCATTGAGCTGAGGATCTGCCGCTTGAAAGCTTATTTGAATATGATCCAGCCCCGCTAGTTTTAACTGTTTGATCCGTTTCTCTGTCAGCCCAATCCCAGAGGTGATTAGGTTGGTATAAAAACCTAGCTTGCGACCATGTTCGACTAAGATCTCCAGATCTTTTCGAAGTAGAGGTTCTCCTCCTGAAAACCCAAGCTGAACAGAACCAAGCTCTCTTGCTTGACTGAGTACATCAAGCCAAGCTTCAGTGGTTAACTCATCCTCTCTTTTGCCTAAGTCCGTAGGGTTAGAGCAGTAAGCACAATGGAGAGGGCACTCGTAGGTTAGCTCAGCTAAAAGCCAGAGTGGTGGGCCAACGCTGGTATTCTCAGACATAGCTTATCCATCTTTTTTCTTGTGCAACCAGTAAAAACTCTTCGATATCATGGCGAATGTCACCAGCCTGTGGAAACTTGTGTTGCAGCTGTTTATGTATCTCATCAACAGAGGCGCTGCCGTCAACAAGTTGCAATATCTCAGCAGCACTTTCGTTGAGCTTAACCATGCCTTCGGGGTAGAGAAGGACAAAGCAGCCTTGGGCTTTTTCAAACTGTAATCTAAACAGTGGATTCATCTTTGGTACCGTCAGTGTCATCAGAAGATCCCTTTATGATAGACAGGCGCATCAATAAGCTGTGAATAGGGCGCACGCTCATACTGATAAGCTAATGTCATTGCATCTAACATGGACCAAAGAATATCGAGTTTAAACTGCAAAATATTCAGTGCATGCTCCTGCTGCTCTCGGGTCGTAAAATGTGCCAAAGTGATCGCTAAGCCATGATTAACATCTCGCCTTGCT
This window encodes:
- the nosP gene encoding nitric oxide-sensing protein NosP; this translates as MTRIKTKYAVSRDDNPQQASLEIFEQLGQPQDGFVLFYCSVVYPLDTLAKAMSKQFNSVELAGCTTAGELTCEGYEQHSIVAIWFSPDYFAVSAELIDSIETFSLITAQTKVNRLLETCSSKQLTEIKNNTFMLTLIDGLSTKEEQLLSILNSAANGIPHFGGSAGDDINLANTHVYHQGKFVQQAAIVIMVNTLCQFEVFNCNHIKSSIEKLVVTAADAKSRTVYELNSEPAALEYARFLGVDINDLSPEIFSLHPLAVKIGGNYYIRSIQKVNKTDLSLTFYCAVDEGIVLSAVEMSNIITSLSGKLETLEQRFDKPELVLACDCFLRRLEIEQRALNDEIKQLQKQYRIFGFNTYGEHINGMHLNQTFTGVYISGELNE
- a CDS encoding insulinase family protein encodes the protein MSNQFQQEEVLSFHEYTATRYRHSSGLLHLDIKQQEELNPLSSQTAPQSAPESKKISTAYNAVFFIKTPSYDDSGLTHALEHLVFRRSIDFPHLSTLFQLTSLTSASINASTLDEYTCFHCTSDNRYDFELALEYLIHGILSPVITQDDLTKEVYDGNQCGVIFQELKGCERKPAHLEQMQILRGDTAPQRIHCYGGVSNTLGQLTLGSIIEYHQTHYQASKIELFTVLPDNYEIAQLHGLLDKALTRLSQSKLSAKADLSTSVAKSDASAHTSSKKGEAQTYQESPEKIYTWWLDSGYLNLILAQFDELVALVDKAGTKILAISTDFNNLQQFALRVISRPNQIQQTQESLLHYLSTQNLEPTIPDRRNPRYPEQINNIIQFHTLRNTHFKVKQCNLLEQLKQPPLSSLLAHIQSNRKQKQEHNEAPTLNASLKKVFSSVHEPLAIPSAICQGQLKHYESKTSSAVNGYCKQSKLPQPLHTLYLKLNQSKENEHSPAFNVNVTKASQAKSEEHWICSVPINDVNQLTAWLTSFVLGASSLFLQPRLNGECYSIASLYRDDTKELILYSAFDINTSSRGETVSSSLQGIAEETTFIADALTLAKRKLQMLHLAFDSDKQKELKRSLSQITDRNLVDFIRELQRLTTR
- the pqqE gene encoding pyrroloquinoline quinone biosynthesis protein PqqE, giving the protein MSENTSVGPPLWLLAELTYECPLHCAYCSNPTDLGKREDELTTEAWLDVLSQARELGSVQLGFSGGEPLLRKDLEILVEHGRKLGFYTNLITSGIGLTEKRIKQLKLAGLDHIQISFQAADPQLNDAIAGRGKAFEQKLKMAEVVKSEGYPMVLNFVISKQNIAQIPQILALSCQLDADYVELATAQYYGWAYDNRDHLLPSQAQLRQAEETVNQFRAQQDNKGPQFIFVTPDYYEDRPKACMNGWGSTFLTITPDGSALPCHSAKILPLTFPNVMDKTVTEIWQNDFSFNHFRGESWMPKPCKDCDEKEKDFGGCRCQAFMLTGDMNRTDPVCSKSEDHHLIAQAIEQASAPKNAIKHRKRVADIALVKL
- the pqqD gene encoding pyrroloquinoline quinone biosynthesis peptide chaperone PqqD gives rise to the protein MTLTVPKMNPLFRLQFEKAQGCFVLLYPEGMVKLNESAAEILQLVDGSASVDEIHKQLQHKFPQAGDIRHDIEEFLLVAQEKRWISYV